In the Eptesicus fuscus isolate TK198812 chromosome 12, DD_ASM_mEF_20220401, whole genome shotgun sequence genome, one interval contains:
- the DLGAP4 gene encoding disks large-associated protein 4 isoform X4, whose amino-acid sequence MALCLELLKQCSSCLVAYKKTPPPVPPRTTSKPFISVTVQSSTESAQDTYLDSQDHKSEVTSQSGLSNSSDSLDSSTRPPSVTRGGITSASEAPEPPPKYAALKSEQGTLTSSESHPEAIPKRKLSSIGIQVDCIQPVPKEEPSLATKFQSIGVQVEDDWRSSAPSHSMSSRRDTDSDTQDANDSSCKSSERSLPDCTPHPNSNSINIDAGPRQAPKIAQIKRNLSYGDNSDPALEASSLPPPDPWLETSSSSPAEPTQSGACRRDGYWFLKLLQAETERLEGWCCQMDKETKENNLSEEVLGKVLSAVGSAQLLMSQKFQQFRGLCEQNLNPDANPRPTAQDLAGFWDLLQLSIEDISMKFDELYHLKANSWQLVETPEKRKEEKKPPPPVPKKPAKSKPAVSRDKASDTGDKQRQEARKRLLAAKRAASVRQNSATESADSIEIYVPEAQTRL is encoded by the exons GTTCATCATGCCTAGTAGCGTATAAGAAGACCCCACCACCGGTCCCTCCACGTACCACATCAAAGCCGTTCATCTCAGTCACGGTCCAGAGCAGTACTGAGTCCGCCCAGGATACCTACCTGGACAGCCAGGACCACAAGAGTGAGGTGACGAGCCAGTCGGGCCTGAGCAACTCGTCGGACAGCCTGGACAGCAGTACTCGACCACCCAGTGTGACACGGGGTGGAATCACCTCAGCCTCTGAGGCCCCAGAACCACCCCCAAAATATGCAGCTCTGAAGAGTGAACAAGGGACACTGACCAGCTCCGAATCCCATCCTGAGGCCATCCCCAAAAGGAAACTGTCATCTATAGGAATACAA GTTGACTGCATTCAGCCAGTGCCAAAAGAGGAGCCCAGTCTCGCTACCAAATTCCAGTCCATCGGGGTTCAGGTAGAGGACGACTGGCG aaGCAGCGCCCCCTCTCACAGCATGTCCTCCCGACGGGACACCGACTCAGATACCCAGGATGCCAATGACTCGAGCTGTAAGTCATCTGAGAGAAGCCTCCCAGACTGTACCCCACACCCCAACTCAAACTCCATCAACATCGATGCCGGCCCTCGGCAGGCCCCCAAGATTGCCCAGATCAAGCGCAACCTCTCCTATGGAGACAACAGCGACCCTGCCCTAGAGGCATCGTCACTTCCCCCACCCGACCCCTGGCTTGAGACCTCCTCCAGCTCCCCGGCAGAGCCAACACAGTCAGGGGCCTGCCGCCGAGATGGCTACTGGTTCTTGAAGCTACTGCAGGCAGAAACAGAGCGGCTGGAAGGCTGGTGCTGTCAGATGGACAAGGAGACCAAAGAGAACAACCTCTCTGAAGAAG TCTTAGGAAAAGTCCTCAGTGCTGTGGGCAGTGCCCAGCTACTGATGTCCCAGAAATTCCAGCAGTTCCGGGGCCTCTGCGAGCAAAACTTG AACCCTGACGCCAACCCACGTCCAACAGCCCAGGACCTGGCAGGGTTCTGGGACCTGCTACAGCTGTCCATCGAGGACATCAGCATGAAGTTTGATGAACTCTACCATCTCAAGGCCAACAGCTGGCAGCTGGTGGAGACGCCCGAGAAGAGGAAG gaagaaaagaaaccacCCCCTCCGGTCCCAAAGAAGCCAGCCAAATCCAAGCCGGCAGTGAGCCGCGACAAGGCCTCCGACACCGGGGACAAGCAGCGTCAGGAGGCGCGCAAGAGACTCCTGGCAGCCAAGCGGGCAGCTTCCGTGAGGCAGAACTCAGCCACAGAGAGTGCGGACAGCATCGAGATCTATGTCCCTGAGGCCCAGACCCGGCTCTGA
- the DLGAP4 gene encoding disks large-associated protein 4 isoform X5, whose amino-acid sequence MLQEACWGSGRTGDETAQIGSSCLVAYKKTPPPVPPRTTSKPFISVTVQSSTESAQDTYLDSQDHKSEVTSQSGLSNSSDSLDSSTRPPSVTRGGITSASEAPEPPPKYAALKSEQGTLTSSESHPEAIPKRKLSSIGIQVDCIQPVPKEEPSLATKFQSIGVQVEDDWRSSAPSHSMSSRRDTDSDTQDANDSSCKSSERSLPDCTPHPNSNSINIDAGPRQAPKIAQIKRNLSYGDNSDPALEASSLPPPDPWLETSSSSPAEPTQSGACRRDGYWFLKLLQAETERLEGWCCQMDKETKENNLSEEVLGKVLSAVGSAQLLMSQKFQQFRGLCEQNLNPDANPRPTAQDLAGFWDLLQLSIEDISMKFDELYHLKANSWQLVETPEKRKEEKKPPPPVPKKPAKSKPAVSRDKASDTGDKQRQEARKRLLAAKRAASVRQNSATESADSIEIYVPEAQTRL is encoded by the exons GTTCATCATGCCTAGTAGCGTATAAGAAGACCCCACCACCGGTCCCTCCACGTACCACATCAAAGCCGTTCATCTCAGTCACGGTCCAGAGCAGTACTGAGTCCGCCCAGGATACCTACCTGGACAGCCAGGACCACAAGAGTGAGGTGACGAGCCAGTCGGGCCTGAGCAACTCGTCGGACAGCCTGGACAGCAGTACTCGACCACCCAGTGTGACACGGGGTGGAATCACCTCAGCCTCTGAGGCCCCAGAACCACCCCCAAAATATGCAGCTCTGAAGAGTGAACAAGGGACACTGACCAGCTCCGAATCCCATCCTGAGGCCATCCCCAAAAGGAAACTGTCATCTATAGGAATACAA GTTGACTGCATTCAGCCAGTGCCAAAAGAGGAGCCCAGTCTCGCTACCAAATTCCAGTCCATCGGGGTTCAGGTAGAGGACGACTGGCG aaGCAGCGCCCCCTCTCACAGCATGTCCTCCCGACGGGACACCGACTCAGATACCCAGGATGCCAATGACTCGAGCTGTAAGTCATCTGAGAGAAGCCTCCCAGACTGTACCCCACACCCCAACTCAAACTCCATCAACATCGATGCCGGCCCTCGGCAGGCCCCCAAGATTGCCCAGATCAAGCGCAACCTCTCCTATGGAGACAACAGCGACCCTGCCCTAGAGGCATCGTCACTTCCCCCACCCGACCCCTGGCTTGAGACCTCCTCCAGCTCCCCGGCAGAGCCAACACAGTCAGGGGCCTGCCGCCGAGATGGCTACTGGTTCTTGAAGCTACTGCAGGCAGAAACAGAGCGGCTGGAAGGCTGGTGCTGTCAGATGGACAAGGAGACCAAAGAGAACAACCTCTCTGAAGAAG TCTTAGGAAAAGTCCTCAGTGCTGTGGGCAGTGCCCAGCTACTGATGTCCCAGAAATTCCAGCAGTTCCGGGGCCTCTGCGAGCAAAACTTG AACCCTGACGCCAACCCACGTCCAACAGCCCAGGACCTGGCAGGGTTCTGGGACCTGCTACAGCTGTCCATCGAGGACATCAGCATGAAGTTTGATGAACTCTACCATCTCAAGGCCAACAGCTGGCAGCTGGTGGAGACGCCCGAGAAGAGGAAG gaagaaaagaaaccacCCCCTCCGGTCCCAAAGAAGCCAGCCAAATCCAAGCCGGCAGTGAGCCGCGACAAGGCCTCCGACACCGGGGACAAGCAGCGTCAGGAGGCGCGCAAGAGACTCCTGGCAGCCAAGCGGGCAGCTTCCGTGAGGCAGAACTCAGCCACAGAGAGTGCGGACAGCATCGAGATCTATGTCCCTGAGGCCCAGACCCGGCTCTGA